atatatatatatatacatatatacatatatacacacacacatatatatatatatatatatatatatatatatatatatatatataatcaaaaatcttcagaccagcactcagCACTTATCATTCTGTagtatccgacgtttcggtccaaatttggacatatatatataatatatataattttctaggcTTACCctgcttgcatttttttttattatagcttcACAATGCAGCTAATGCAAAccagaaagaaaaatatgaagCAGACTTAAAGAAAGAGATTAAGAAGCTACAGGTAAGTGAACTCatccacttttttttataaatttgaaagtTTAGGGCCGTTTGACCTAACAACTCTCCTATGTTTTTGCTCTGTACAGAGATTGCGGGACCAAATAAAGACATGGGTAGCATCAAATGAAATCAAAGACAAAAGGCAGCTTATTGAAAATCGCAAGTTAATAGAAACGGTGAGGGTCATTTGGTAAATTTAATAAACAAGACGAGGAGCTTCTATTCAGTGGAATTGCAGGGCTGCTATAATTAATGTTGTATCTGTTGTGATGTTGTAACACTGCTCATTGCATGAGCTATTTCTCATTTTCAGCAAATGGAAAGGTTTAAAGTGGTGGAACGAGAAACAAAGACAAAAGCCTACTCCAAGGAAGGACTAGGTCTGGCTCAAAAGGTGGACCCAGcccagaaagaaaaagaagacgTTGGCCAGTGGTTAACGGTAAGTttttaaagggtttattcacctatgagttaacttgtttttatttgtagttttccagttattaagctttttattcagctgcttaccctagcatccatgcactgatttggataagagactggaatatgaatagcagaggcctgaatagaaagacaagtaataaaaagccgcaataacaatacatttgtagaacagaacgtttgtttttgtttttttagatggggtcagtgaacccccatttgaaagctggaaaaattctgaagaaaaaggcatataattaaaaaaagaaaaaaaaaaagaaaaataatgaagaccaattgaaaagttgcttagtggttcacatttaaagacattggggctcatttatcaacactgggcaaatttgcccgtgggctgttacctatagcaaccaatcagattgctgcattcattgttcttcttgcttattaaagcattttaagtCTTAAAggagtttagtgtaaaaataaaaactggataaataggctgtgcaaaataaaaaaatgtttcttatatacttaggcaaaaatgtaatgtataaaggctggagtgactggatgtctaacatacagaacactacttcctgcttttcagctgtccaactgagttagtcagtgactttaactgttcagtgagtttgcaatttttcaaaagcatgcagctcagattcaaaggaaacggttatgacccatgtgccccccccctcaagtcactgattggtcactgcctggtagccaatcagtggaaaccaaaccaggaagtagagttctggctactatgttagacatccagtcactccagcctttaaacattacatttttggctaactgtatgtaaaacatttattttgccaaaTATAGTATCCCCAGCTACTCTGGTTGGGGAAACAGTagggtgtttgtttttttatattgcccCCGCAAGCACTAGGACACTTGCAGCGACCAATGTCAATCAGAGCTCAAGCACATAACGTGCTTCTGACGTAGCAGGCATGCGCATCatgagcaagttgcggcattcgctcattatgcgcatgcatgtgacccaacatggctgctcgaactggaagctccctcccagtgcgggtGGCCTAGTAGCGATGGTGTgggctttaaaaacaaaaaaaaaatattgttatccCTATTATTCAGCTATGTTGTTCTAAGGTATTGTCTCTGAAATATCCATGTATTTCGGGTATTTTACAGGAAGGACGTAACATTTAATCTACCTGTTGTGTTTTATGGATAAAGTTGCTGATGCACTTATTCTAGCATAAGGTTTGTGTATTATACCAGACACTTGTATTGTGTTATAATATTCTGGTGATAATAATATGTTGTGGTTTGGGGGTGGTGGTGAACTAAATTAATAATGAGCAGCAAACtgtctataaaatattttatctatCCTCACAGAACACGATAGACGCCTTAAACATGGGAGTGGATCAGTTTGAAAGTGAAGTGGAATCGTTGTCGGTACAAACAAGGAAAAAGAAAGGAGATAAGGATGTAAGTTTAAACTTTCACatattcagatatttcacaaCTTTGTTCACTCCTAGTTCAACATGAGTtgatgaataaggcttgtgctgaacctACACTTTGCCTACTGTTTAATCTCAAGAAATCTGTCGTTGTGTGATGTGCTATGCTCAATATTACACTAATAAGCTTTGTTTTCAGGTATATGTATTTTTACTTATGTATTTTATGCATATGGTAGGACCGTAGCAAAGCATACTAAGAAATGTTACAGTATAGCAGAACATATGTTGACGTTGGGATGAGAAGGTGGCATTTGTGTCAGAAGCAGCAGCAAAGGAGAATGTGGCATTTGAAGAATGCAGAGAGAGGTGATACTGATAGCGAAAGATCAGTACAAAAAGAATGTATATttgtgaggaaaggaagaataggTGGGGTGAGATGAGGCAATGGGTTGAAAGACAGATATTAGGCATTTGATGGAGGACTGGAGGGAATGCAGAGATCTGGCAAATTGTGAGGAGCGAGTGGAGAAAGAAGGGAGTCGCACAAGTTTTGCAAAAATCAAGCATGCTGATCCTGTGTGCAGCTTGTATGGAGGAATCGGTATAAGAGGACTTGTAAATTGAACAAAGCTAAATTaccttctgtttttttaaaatggtatttaAAAGGTTTAAAGTGCCCTGAATTAATAGGAATAAATCTACACTGTTGAAGAGTGCAATGGTATTACAGAGAAGCCTGACTTGGATAAGTGGCATTGATAATATGCATAGCCAGGAGAAAGAAAGTAGCAATGGGCTGGTAATTTGTAGCCAAGAGAGTGATACTGTAGGAAAGGTGAGCAGAATAGAAGGTTGTTTAATGGGGAGGCATGATCAAAAAGAGTTGAGTAACACTTAAAAGAATTTAGGTGACAAGGGAAAGAACATTGTAGCCCCCCACCccccacaaataaataataattagtgttttgcattaaaggaacagttcagtgtaaaaataaaaactgggtaaatagatagtatgtgcaaaataaaaaatgtttctaatatagttagccaaaaatgtaatgtataaaggctggaattaGCGGATGTcaaacagaacccaacttcctgcttttcgacTCTCTAGTCGGCGActataaggggggtcacatgggacataactgttcagtgagtttgcaattgacccatAGCATTCaggttagattcaaaagcaaacagttatgacccatatgtcctcccttaagtcactgattggttactgcctggtaactaatcagtggaaaccaagagagctgcaaagcaggaagtagtgttctggctattatgttgcacatccagtcactccagcctttatagattatatttctgGCCAACtcactatattgaaaacatttagtattttgcacagcctatctgtttacccagtttttatctttacactgaacaattcctttaaaggtattGACATATGGATGGCCACTGTATTGAGCTATATTTAGCAGGACACCGATTGGTAATGCATTAAAGTGTAGCTATCATTCAGTGATGTGTTGGGTGCAGACACTATAAGCCAACATCTCATATTTATGGTAACTACAAAGAGTTACACTTACTTGTAAATGAACCCTTGTTACAGTTGTCATTGCAAAAATGTCAGTGATTATAAATTGGGTGCAGAACACCCTGATAATACCTTTGCCTGCTGTGTCGTGCTTTTATTCACTTGTTTTTGGGGCACTTCTGGTGCTCATGTTAGCAGAAGCAAGACAGGATCGAAGGACTGAAACGGCACATAGAGAAACACAGGTACCACATCCGAATGCTGGAAACAATTCTGCGAATGTTGGACAATGACTCCATTGACGTCGATTCCATTCGCAAGATTAAGGATGATGTAGAGTATTACGTGGACTCCTCACAGGATCCAGACTTTGAGGAGAATGAGTTTTTGTACGATGACCTTGATTTAGACGACATTCGTAAGTAGTTCTTAAACAAAATAATTCGCAGTCTGACTTTTTCTTAAATGTATACTGTTGTTCAGGAACCTTCGATGATGTGTTAGGTTggtgacacgctaagattcggggagatttagtcgcctagcgacaaatcgcctcttcgggtgactaatctccccaaatagacTTCCCGCtgcctaaaatgtaaatcgctggtgggatggcacttggagtgctttattttccgaagtcgcccaaagtttccttgtgaggcaactttgggcgacttcagaaaacaaagtgctacGGGTgacatcccgccggcaatttagccggcgggaatgcttttcggggagattagtcgccagaagaagaggagatttgttgctggctgactaaatctccccgaattttagCGTGTGCCAATGCCCTAAAGGTTGCTTATCAGTTGCCCCCAAAAAAGTTGAGGCTTTGCTTCTTATAACCCTGGATGTAAGTACAAGGGCACTAAGGGGTGAAAAATCTTAGCGCTGTATTAATATTGCATATTAAAAATCTGGTACAAGGTGCAGAGCTCAGTTCTTTACTTGACAGGCAGTAAGTATAGGTAGGTAGTATAGACTTGTGCTTCTGAATGACACACAATTTATAGCAAGCATTGCATATTCAGACACTCTTTATGCTGTCACCAAAGTGAGTATAAAGTTGTGTCTTCAGTGCAAGAGCTGTATAGATTAGGGGCAAACTGGGTTTACTTGTGTTGCCAATGAATGAAAAATGAGGCctatttatttttgcagcattATTACTGACATGTACTTGTACCTGCTTGACATGCTTCTTTCTTCAGGGCTGCTGATTGAGAAAGGCTTTGGACTTTgctatatatgtgtgtctgtttGCTCCAGAGTTACCCCCTTCCTGATTTCACAACCTTGCACCTGTACGGGCTGTCTTGTATTTCACGTGGGCTTTTTGAAACATATGTAATACATTGTTTTTAGGATTAGTGCTAGTACATGTGTTTTTaatattctgtaatttttttccttGTATCCTTATCTatactttctttctctttttagcaCAGACGGGGGTAGCTGCTTCCCCACCAGGTCAAAGTCACATGGAGGATGAGATCTTTAATCAGTCTAGCAGCACTCCCACCTCCACCACCTCTAGTTCTCCTATTCCACCTAGTCCTGCCACATGCACCACCGTAAGTGCTGTAAGTCAGAGACGCATCCAGTGCTATGATGGTGACTTCAGTGGAAGTCAATGTCGTTTTGGTAAACTTATGGGcttaatgtatgttttttttttttccttcaggaaaaCTCTGAGGATGACAAAAAAATCCGGGGTCGATCTACTGACAGTGAAGTAAGTCAGGTGAGTTTTGTGACATTGTTGGTCCAATTGTTGGTACTTACTCTTAGTCCAAAAGTGCAAAGCAGCTTCATTTTGATTTTACAAATCCATTACCATAAGGGACTATTGAACCTCTTTAAGGGAAATTCTTGAAGGAAATATAAATTGTTGTCGGCTGGtagaaaatgtaagcaattttccAGTGATGTTAGCCATTCCTGGTACAGTTAACtatatacagggagtcctcgagttacatacacccgacttggACAACTCACACTTAGACGGGGggtattacagtaatgtactgtggtttgcttggcctttattagcatttagctttaataaacaacctgccccaatcccctctggtgtgtgttgtctactgcagagtacagaaaggtaaaaataaatactatgttaagacaaatatCTGTCTAGTTGATAAAAGCAATAGATGCAACCTCTAGAATCATAGCCTCTGTTaatgtttgtgggttttttgtttGATTTAAAGTCACCAGCAAAGAACGGTTCAAAAAGTGTCCATAACAATCATCATCCACAGTCCCCTGCAGTGACACCAAGTTACCAAATAGGAAGCAATTCCAGTACATCCTCATCACTTGGAAATGGGCCAGGTGCGAACAGCAACGGGGCAGTATCCAGCAGCAGTAGCACgaacagcagtagcagcagcagcagcagcagcaacagcaaaaatAACCCGGCTTCTGGACACACATCTGGCACGCCAACACCTTATGCACAAGCAGTGGCTCCCCCATCATCAAATACAAACACTTCTCAGCCTAGGCCGCCCAGTGCCCAGCAAAATACAAGCAAGCAAAATGGAGCCACCAGTAAGTCCTTGCAGCAATGTATATTTTACGTATTGCTTGTTCTATGCATTATTGATGTTTACACCATGCCAGAGGTTTTTTTATATCAGGTTTACCCTCTGCAGCAGGCCGTGGAAGGGGCCAATGTTGGACTGCAGTTGCAGCTTGTAGGCATTTAGGGTGATCTTTTAAGCATTGCTTCCTATATATCACCTATAGTTCAATGTTTTCCTGTAAAGTGTATTTTTAACTTCAAGTAAGGGGTCTTAACCAAATTTTAGACCACAGATTTTATCTTTGGCTAGTGAACCATGCAGAGGGTTGCCTGAATGTTGTTTATCTAAAGGGATTTTCCACCGAGTAGAATGGGTACCTGAATGAGCCCAGTCATGGATTGTCAAGAAAGTTTAAATTTACACCCAGTAACTGGTCATGTTTTGGTGCcttttagatacagtatatgaaactGCATGCCTCTAGAGGCGTAATACTGTACAGTtgcaagggatgcaccgaatccaggattcggttcaggattcagcctctTTCAGCACAATTCGGCATTAATCCTTCTtcatggccgaaccgaatctgaatcctaatttgcatatgcaaattaggggcagggagggaaatcgcgtgactttttgtcacaaaacaaggacgtctaagatgttttccccttcccacccctaatttgcatatgcaaaatctgattcggttcagtattcggccgaatctttcacaaaggattcagggttctgctgaatccaaaatagtggattcggtgcatccctaacagttGCATAGGCTTAGTGTAACATAATCAGATAAGTGTAGTTATAGAAGTAATGGCaaatgtttggttgctatgggttactacactgGTGCAAAGTTATGGATTCCAGTTGTATTTTTTCTGATGAGTGACATTATAGTTGGTGTTTCTCAGTGTTAGAAGTGCATATTCattgtagccttaaaggagaaggaaacccccagtgcgctaaacccctccccccctcccctgtgctgccccccctccctcctcccccctggcctacctgtccccctgggcaaatgcccctaactttttactcacccctctgcgcaggtcctgtccacggagttcgcagtcgccatcttctcccacgcgcgtcttcttcctgctctgaccggcgtcttctggcgcatgcgcagtaggaacaggtaccggtacggctctactgcgcatgcgccgaatgtcacgaagttttccgatttcacttcgtgacattcggcgcatgcacagtagagccgtaccggtacctgttcctactgcgcatgcgccagaagacgccggtcagagcaggaagaagacgcgcgtgggagaagatggcgactgcgaactccgtggacaggacctgcgcagaggggtgagtaaaaagttaggggcatttgcccaggggggaggagggagggggggcagcacaggggagggggggaggggtttagcgccctgggagtttccttctcctttaagtacagaaAGACATAGTTCAGCTTTAAATTGCCATTTCGCATGACCAGTTTGCAATATGTCTTCCTTTTTTTGTGGTTCTTGAATTAtgaagctttttatttagcagctctctagtttgcaatttctgcagctGTGTTACTAGGGTCcagtttatcctagcaaccaggcagtggttttaatgagagactggaagacaTAAAgaataagataaataataaaaagtaaaaatgtaaagcctcacagagcaatagttttttgctgCTGAGCTCAAtggacccccatttaaaagctgtaaagcgGCAGAAAAGTAtgacatataattcaaaaacactaagcatgtattataagtgatcgaaaagttgtttttttttaaaaaaaaaaaatgagacatactgtaacattttaaaagttaatgtaaaggtaaacaactgTCAACACTTAATTTAAAGCTGATTTTACATCAATGGAATGGTTTTGCGTACAAGTAATATCAGAAAtagcaggttgtgaaagttttgGCTATTGCTATTTTCAGAAAACAGTTTTGGGCAGTGTATTTTTGCAGGAGATCAGTCTGAATAGCATTAGATTTTTACTGGCCATTTGCTTTTTACTGGCCACACCTTCTTCTGTCAGGTTGAAATAGTCGGCTTAACGAGCAGCACAATTCTGCGGGTGTTTTTGCTGGGGTTTGCAGCAGGCGCTTTCTCTCTAATCACAGAGGAAAATGTAACCTTCCAATCAACGTCTTCTTTTCCTGCTTCACAGGTTACAGCTCAGTTGTAGCAGAAAACTCCACTGAATCTCCCCTCAGTAATATCAGCCAGACGCAATCAAGCCAGTCTGTTATTCACAACCCACCAACTAGCTCTGCGTAAGTACAACCAGCTTCTTTCATTGCACCACAAATCGACTCCTATCAGATCCAAAATAACATTAATCTTGGGATGCAATAGGTGCAAAATGACAAAAAGGTAAAGATGATCATACCAGCTTAGGTAGGacacttaaaggggttttcactTTTGAATTAGTAGGATGtaaagagcaatattctgagacaatttgcaattgattttcatttttttaatgtttttttgagttatttagccttttattcagcagctctccagttttcgtttcagcagtctggttgctagggttcaaattaccttaccAACCattcattggtttgaataagagactggaataggagaggacccggatagaaagacaagtaataacaagtagcaaaaacaataaacatgtaCCCTTAAAGAAcggttgttttttagatggggtgagtttgaaagctgtaaagagtcagaagaaaaaggcaaataattcaaaaactattcacattaaaaaaataacgaaaaccaattgaaaaattgctttcgGTTTGGcctttccataacatactaaaagttaacgtaaaggtgaaacaccccttggGGGTTCAAAATGCCGCCTCTCTATTGTGTTACTTGTTACTTCTGTCTTTGGTTagcaaacatataaagaagtcaGTCATGTAGCCTTCAACATTCTGTATGTGATAGTTCCAGAGGACTCGCCTGAATCTTTCAAATGACTAGAATCATTATAGTGAAATGACTGTTCATTTTTACCACAGCAGTCTATAGACTCTAGTCcagggaaccccaaccttttgaacccgtgagcaatattcagaaatAAAGGGAGCaacacatgaaaaatgttcttggggtgccaaataagggctgtgattggcctttggtagcctctatgtggattgtcaacctacattgaggctctgtttggcagtactcaaCCAAAACTTtactccaagcctgaaattcaaaaataagctcctgctttgaggcaactgggagcaacatccaaggggttggagagcaacatgttgctcatgagctactggttgtggatcactggtcTAGTCTATAGTCTTGTGCACAGAGATAGGAATCCAGCAACATTGTTTACCAGTGGAGCAAGGCTCAGGAATTTGTATTCTCCTGTAGGaaactgtaagggcagagacacgctcagattcggggagattagtcgaccatcgacaaatctactcttcttcaggcgactaatttcccagaactgcctcctgctggctagaatgtaaatcgccggcgggatggcaatcggtgcgctttgttttccaaagttgcctcacgaggaaagttcgggtgagttcggaaaacgaatcgctcaggGTGCattcctgccggcaatttagattctagccggcgggaggcagttcggggagattagtggccccgaagaaaaggcgttttattgccgggcgactaaatctccccgaatctgagtgtgtgtgtctgccctAAAACCTATATACTGCTCATTGTATGTAGATAtcctggatattttttttttctattaagtgGCAGTATTCCATAACCAGAATCCCTAGTCTCAGGTTGCTAACTATGAACTTTGATTGTAATTTATTTTCACTAGGGCATTGGTTCTGTCATTGTAGAGCGCCTAACACTTGGGACATTTGGGATAATACCAAGCAAGTAAATGGTACACTTTATTGTGGCTGGAGTCCAGTGTAATGCAGTAAAATaaagttgtgtttatttttgttttcaggaaAGAAATCAGCAGTTCATCTCAGCCAGCTAACAACAGCAGTACCAGCACTGGATCTAGTTTATTGTTACCGTTAAATGTAAATCCTCCTAGTTCGCCAACACCAAACTTCAGTGACCCAAAACCCAGTCAGCCATTGCTTAACGGGCCACCTCAGTTTGCATCTACAGCAGAGATTAAGGTAAAAGGATTGTCGTATTTATAATGTATTGTCCTTTATAGTGTCAACACATTTGGGATTATCATTATCAGTTATACACTTACTGTATGTATTCACTGTAATCATTATTTACAGCAGACATAACAAATACATCAGTGGTTCACATTTTGTGAGCTTTAATTGCCAGCATTGCCCAGCAGTTGTTGGTTACTAGGACGGAGTACAAAATGTCTATTATTTTCTCTTCCATTTAGGCTCCAGAGCCATTAAGCACCTTGAAATCAATGGCTGAAAGAGCAGCTATTGGGTCAAGTTTAGAAGACCCAGTTCCTACTATTCACCTGGCTGAACGAGGTAAATGTTCATGGCTTATTATATCTAACTGAATTGAACTAATACAGGCATTTAATTCCTAGACTGCTTGGTGTTGCATGGATTCTGAATTCAGAACCCATGCTAGTGTAACCTGTTTACACTTTGATCTTTcaaatgtgtactttttttaatgtataccttttctttttctttttcctcttaaAGTGCCCTGCTTTATTTTGTATCTTCCTTATAGAaatgcttatcactacaacaACAGCTCAGCCGCCTTCCAGTCAGCCTCCCGCACAGCTTTCAGAAGTGAACATCCCGCTTTCTCTGGGCGTCTGTCCTTTGGGTCCTGTCCCCCACACCACAGATCAGCTTTATCAACAAGCAAT
This sequence is a window from Xenopus laevis strain J_2021 chromosome 7S, Xenopus_laevis_v10.1, whole genome shotgun sequence. Protein-coding genes within it:
- the cnot3.S gene encoding CCR4-NOT transcription complex subunit 3 S homeolog isoform X7 codes for the protein MADKRKLQGEIDRCLKKVSEGVEQFEDIWQKLHNAANANQKEKYEADLKKEIKKLQRLRDQIKTWVASNEIKDKRQLIENRKLIETQMERFKVVERETKTKAYSKEGLGLAQKVDPAQKEKEDVGQWLTNTIDALNMGVDQFESEVESLSVQTRKKKGDKDQKQDRIEGLKRHIEKHRYHIRMLETILRMLDNDSIDVDSIRKIKDDVEYYVDSSQDPDFEENEFLYDDLDLDDIPQTGVAASPPGQSHMEDEIFNQSSSTPTSTTSSSPIPPSPATCTTENSEDDKKIRGRSTDSEVSQSPAVTPSYQIGSNSSTSSSLGNGPGANSNGAVSSSSSTNSSSSSSSSSNSKNNPASGHTSGTPTPYAQAVAPPSSNTNTSQPRPPSAQQNTSKQNGATSYSSVVAENSTESPLSNISQTQSSQSVIHNPPTSSAKEISSSSQPANNSSTSTGSSLLLPLNVNPPSSPTPNFSDPKPSQPLLNGPPQFASTAEIKAPEPLSTLKSMAERAAIGSSLEDPVPTIHLAEREMLITTTTAQPPSSQPPAQLSEVNIPLSLGVCPLGPVPHTTDQLYQQAMEDAAWHHMPHPSDSERIRQYLPRNPCPTPPYHHQIPPLHSDTVEFYQRLSTETLFFIFYYLEGTKAQYLAAKALKKQSWRFHTKYMMWFQRHEEPKTITDEFEQGTYIYFDYEKWGQRKKEGFTFEYRYLEDRDLQ
- the cnot3.S gene encoding CCR4-NOT transcription complex subunit 3 S homeolog isoform X3, with protein sequence MADKRKLQGEIDRCLKKVSEGVEQFEDIWQKLHNAANANQKEKYEADLKKEIKKLQRLRDQIKTWVASNEIKDKRQLIENRKLIETQMERFKVVERETKTKAYSKEGLGLAQKVDPAQKEKEDVGQWLTNTIDALNMGVDQFESEVESLSVQTRKKKGDKDQKQDRIEGLKRHIEKHRYHIRMLETILRMLDNDSIDVDSIRKIKDDVEYYVDSSQDPDFEENEFLYDDLDLDDIPQTGVAASPPGQSHMEDEIFNQSSSTPTSTTSSSPIPPSPATCTTVSAENSEDDKKIRGRSTDSESPAKNGSKSVHNNHHPQSPAVTPSYQIGSNSSTSSSLGNGPGANSNGAVSSSSSTNSSSSSSSSSNSKNNPASGHTSGTPTPYAQAVAPPSSNTNTSQPRPPSAQQNTSKQNGATSYSSVVAENSTESPLSNISQTQSSQSVIHNPPTSSAKEISSSSQPANNSSTSTGSSLLLPLNVNPPSSPTPNFSDPKPSQPLLNGPPQFASTAEIKAPEPLSTLKSMAERAAIGSSLEDPVPTIHLAEREMLITTTTAQPPSSQPPAQLSEVNIPLSLGVCPLGPVPHTTDQLYQQAMEDAAWHHMPHPSDSERIRQYLPRNPCPTPPYHHQIPPLHSDTVEFYQRLSTETLFFIFYYLEGTKAQYLAAKALKKQSWRFHTKYMMWFQRHEEPKTITDEFEQGTYIYFDYEKWGQRKKEGFTFEYRYLEDRDLQ
- the cnot3.S gene encoding CCR4-NOT transcription complex subunit 3 S homeolog isoform X5: MADKRKLQGEIDRCLKKVSEGVEQFEDIWQKLHNAANANQKEKYEADLKKEIKKLQRLRDQIKTWVASNEIKDKRQLIENRKLIETQMERFKVVERETKTKAYSKEGLGLAQKVDPAQKEKEDVGQWLTNTIDALNMGVDQFESEVESLSVQTRKKKGDKDQKQDRIEGLKRHIEKHRYHIRMLETILRMLDNDSIDVDSIRKIKDDVEYYVDSSQDPDFEENEFLYDDLDLDDIPQTGVAASPPGQSHMEDEIFNQSSSTPTSTTSSSPIPPSPATCTTVSAENSEDDKKIRGRSTDSEVSQSPAVTPSYQIGSNSSTSSSLGNGPGANSNGAVSSSSSTNSSSSSSSSSNSKNNPASGHTSGTPTPYAQAVAPPSSNTNTSQPRPPSAQQNTSKQNGATSYSSVVAENSTESPLSNISQTQSSQSVIHNPPTSSAKEISSSSQPANNSSTSTGSSLLLPLNVNPPSSPTPNFSDPKPSQPLLNGPPQFASTAEIKAPEPLSTLKSMAERAAIGSSLEDPVPTIHLAEREMLITTTTAQPPSSQPPAQLSEVNIPLSLGVCPLGPVPHTTDQLYQQAMEDAAWHHMPHPSDSERIRQYLPRNPCPTPPYHHQIPPLHSDTVEFYQRLSTETLFFIFYYLEGTKAQYLAAKALKKQSWRFHTKYMMWFQRHEEPKTITDEFEQGTYIYFDYEKWGQRKKEGFTFEYRYLEDRDLQ
- the cnot3.S gene encoding CCR4-NOT transcription complex subunit 3 S homeolog isoform X2, coding for MADKRKLQGEIDRCLKKVSEGVEQFEDIWQKLHNAANANQKEKYEADLKKEIKKLQRLRDQIKTWVASNEIKDKRQLIENRKLIETQMERFKVVERETKTKAYSKEGLGLAQKVDPAQKEKEDVGQWLTNTIDALNMGVDQFESEVESLSVQTRKKKGDKDQKQDRIEGLKRHIEKHRYHIRMLETILRMLDNDSIDVDSIRKIKDDVEYYVDSSQDPDFEENEFLYDDLDLDDIPQTGVAASPPGQSHMEDEIFNQSSSTPTSTTSSSPIPPSPATCTTENSEDDKKIRGRSTDSEVSQSPAKNGSKSVHNNHHPQSPAVTPSYQIGSNSSTSSSLGNGPGANSNGAVSSSSSTNSSSSSSSSSNSKNNPASGHTSGTPTPYAQAVAPPSSNTNTSQPRPPSAQQNTSKQNGATSYSSVVAENSTESPLSNISQTQSSQSVIHNPPTSSAKEISSSSQPANNSSTSTGSSLLLPLNVNPPSSPTPNFSDPKPSQPLLNGPPQFASTAEIKAPEPLSTLKSMAERAAIGSSLEDPVPTIHLAEREMLITTTTAQPPSSQPPAQLSEVNIPLSLGVCPLGPVPHTTDQLYQQAMEDAAWHHMPHPSDSERIRQYLPRNPCPTPPYHHQIPPLHSDTVEFYQRLSTETLFFIFYYLEGTKAQYLAAKALKKQSWRFHTKYMMWFQRHEEPKTITDEFEQGTYIYFDYEKWGQRKKEGFTFEYRYLEDRDLQ
- the cnot3.S gene encoding CCR4-NOT transcription complex subunit 3 S homeolog isoform X6, producing MADKRKLQGEIDRCLKKVSEGVEQFEDIWQKLHNAANANQKEKYEADLKKEIKKLQRLRDQIKTWVASNEIKDKRQLIENRKLIETQMERFKVVERETKTKAYSKEGLGLAQKVDPAQKEKEDVGQWLTNTIDALNMGVDQFESEVESLSVQTRKKKGDKDQKQDRIEGLKRHIEKHRYHIRMLETILRMLDNDSIDVDSIRKIKDDVEYYVDSSQDPDFEENEFLYDDLDLDDIPQTGVAASPPGQSHMEDEIFNQSSSTPTSTTSSSPIPPSPATCTTVSAENSEDDKKIRGRSTDSESPAVTPSYQIGSNSSTSSSLGNGPGANSNGAVSSSSSTNSSSSSSSSSNSKNNPASGHTSGTPTPYAQAVAPPSSNTNTSQPRPPSAQQNTSKQNGATSYSSVVAENSTESPLSNISQTQSSQSVIHNPPTSSAKEISSSSQPANNSSTSTGSSLLLPLNVNPPSSPTPNFSDPKPSQPLLNGPPQFASTAEIKAPEPLSTLKSMAERAAIGSSLEDPVPTIHLAEREMLITTTTAQPPSSQPPAQLSEVNIPLSLGVCPLGPVPHTTDQLYQQAMEDAAWHHMPHPSDSERIRQYLPRNPCPTPPYHHQIPPLHSDTVEFYQRLSTETLFFIFYYLEGTKAQYLAAKALKKQSWRFHTKYMMWFQRHEEPKTITDEFEQGTYIYFDYEKWGQRKKEGFTFEYRYLEDRDLQ